From a region of the Daphnia magna isolate NIES linkage group LG1, ASM2063170v1.1, whole genome shotgun sequence genome:
- the LOC123472669 gene encoding LOW QUALITY PROTEIN: uncharacterized protein LOC123472669 (The sequence of the model RefSeq protein was modified relative to this genomic sequence to represent the inferred CDS: inserted 1 base in 1 codon), translated as MADATEKWQIPPEKATQNEVEVQIRKQTSLKIENQASEALKLTTLDENRKPEASTYQSPINEDPNYGLPKSINELNRHLKFEISKMHEQXQISMETEHENKLAKEIRDVYCQLSKIKRTQAIILAQTNGILAAAALGLPVCSRLYGFGQAMTLQQCEPKRILLTANETKCGFQPFFNYGTSDCTIGTDGWSIHPYSECFWKSQLVNINGYPHAWEHNETNGDWVRQEATIHTPNLDLIAEFEELHLNDFDFALKSHSAHDTMEMEQLNILNDLVGRLQEGETKSLSNIIVTEEQDNQIGNMFSWFDTLKIMGLSVIGFILFLICLRIFIVCNLFPRIMHQVEKRRKIREADKIKDRQEMDSMLPEGVEEQPFTREFAPLPLMASSSQDKETAIKIRKPSAPRTENLYPQWRN; from the exons ATGGCAGATGCTACTGAGAAGTGGCAAATACCACCTGAAAAAGCTACCCAAAATGAGGTGGAGGTACAAATTAGAAAACAAACTTccctaaaaatagaaaatcagGCAAGTGAAGCATTAAAATTAACAACACTGGATGAAAATAGGAAACCGGAGGCAAGCACATACCAGTCACCAATCAACGAAGACCCTAACTACGGATTACCAAAATCTATCAACGAACTTAATAGACACcttaaatttgaaatcagcAAAATGCACGAGC TTCAAATTAGCATGGAAACTGAACACGAGAACAAATTAGCTAAGGAAATCAGAGATGTTTATTGCCAGCTTTCAAAAATTAAGAGAACACAGGCAATAATCCTGGCGCAAACAAACGGAATATTAGCAGCCGCCGCCTTAGGATTACCAGTATGCAGTCGACTGTATGGTTTTGGACAAGCCATGACCCTACAGCAATGCGAACCAAAAAGAATATTACTAACTgccaacgaaacaaaatgtGGATTCCAACCTTTTTTTAATTATGGAACAAGCGACTGCACAATTGGAACCGATGGATGGTCAATCCACCCGTACTCTGAGTGTTTTTGGAAATCACAACTTGTAAACATCAATGGATACCCTCATGCTTGGGAGCACAACGAAACAAACGGTGATTGGGTTAGACAGGAAGCCACCATACACACACCGAATTTGGACCTGATCGCCGAATTTGAAGAACTTCACTTAAACGACTTTGATTTCGCCCTCAAGAGCCATTCGGCCCATGATACAATGGAGATGGAACAACTAAATATACTGAATGACTTAGTAGGAAGGTTACAAGAAGGAGAAACAAAATCTCTATCAAATATCATCGTGACCGAAGAACAAGATAATCAAATTGGGAATATGTTTTCTTGGTTCGACACACTTAAAATTATGGGATTATCTGTAATAGGATTTATACTCTTCCTGATATGCCTACGAATCTTCATAGTTTGCAACCTTTTCCCACGAATCATGCATCAAgtagagaagagaagaaaaatacgAGAAGCAGATAAAATTAAAGACCGACAGGAAATGGATTCAATGCTACCGGAAGGCGTAGAGGAACAGCCCTTCACACGAGAATTTGCGCCACTACCACTAATGGCTTCTTCCTCACAAGATAAAGAAACAGCAATTAAAATAAGGAAACCAAGTGCACCCAGAACGGAAAATTTATACCCCCAATGGCGgaattaa